One stretch of Oncorhynchus gorbuscha isolate QuinsamMale2020 ecotype Even-year linkage group LG21, OgorEven_v1.0, whole genome shotgun sequence DNA includes these proteins:
- the LOC124008706 gene encoding protein jagunal homolog 1-B-like produces the protein MASRAGPRATGTDGSDFQHRERVASHYQMSVALKSEIRKLNIVHVLIWLLLAAQVTVSQLNLVSHSVVAAPYQWEYPYLLSIIPSLFSFMALPKNNISYLVISMISAGLFCIAPLIYGGMEMFPVAQLLYRHGKAYRFIFGFSAVSVMYLVMVIAVQVHGWQIYYSKKLLDAWFTSTQDKKKK, from the exons ATGGCTTCCCGAGCTGGACCTCGAGCTACTGGCACAGATGGAAGTGACTTTCAGCACCGCGAGAGAGTGGCCTCACACTACCAGATGAG TGTCGCCCTCAAGTCCGAGATCCGTAAGCTGAACATCGTCCATGTTCTGATCTGGCTCCTCTTAGCTGCCCAGGTGACAGTGAGCCAGCTGAACCTGGTGTCCCACAGTGTGGTGGCTGCTCCCTACCAGTGGGAGTACCCCTACCTGCTGAGTATCATCCCCTCCCTCTTCAGCTTCATGGCCCTGCCCAAAAACAACATCAGCTACCTGGTGATCTCCATGATCAGTGCCGGCCTCTTCTGCATAGCACCGCTCATCTACGGGGGCATGGAGATGTTCCCGGTGGCCCAGCTGCTGTACCGCCACGGCAAGGCCTACCGCTTCATCTTCGGCTTCTCTGCCGTGTCCGTCATGTACCTGGTGATGGTGATCGCGGTGCAGGTGCACGGCTGGCAGATCTACTACAGCAAGAAACTGCTGGACGCCTGGTTCACCTCCACACAAGACAAGAAGAAGAAATGA